Genomic DNA from Jonesia denitrificans DSM 20603:
GTGAGCAGGATGATGCGGGTGGTGGGGGCGGCGCTCATGCGTTGGGGTGTGTGTCGAGGTGGGCGATGTGCGCAAGGGCCAGGGTGAGTAGTGCGCGCACGTGGTCGTCAGCGAGGGCGTAGTGGATTTCGCGCCCGTGTCGCTCTCCGGCGACAACGTGGTGTGCTTTCAGGAGCCTGAGTGAGTGGGATGTCGCAGATTGGGTGTGGCCGCAGGCCTGGGCAATGTCGAGGACTCGTTTTGGGCCGTCGAGGAGGGTGCCCAGGACCCGGATTCTGCTGGGGTCGCCGAGGAGTGAGAAGGTGTCCGCGAGGTGGGTTGCGGTGTGGTCGCTGATGGTGGTTGGGGGTGGGCTGTCGTTGTCGTGGTTAGGGTGCGGCACGGTGTTCTCACTGGGCAGGGGTACAGGGCAGGGAGGGAGTCCCGTGGCAGACGCGGCGGTTTTCCTCGATCTGTATCGTAGCGTGATCGATGGCGTAGCGATGTGACAGGAGTTGTAGCGCTTGGGGGAGGAGTGTTGCATGTGGTGTGCCAGGTGCGGTGAGCAGGTGTGCGCTGGCGCTGGTGACTCCGGTGGTGATGGTCCAGACGTGGACGTCGTGGACCTGGCGCACCCCTGGCAGTGTGGCGAGTGCGGCGGTGAGGTCGGGGATGGATGTCGTGCGTGGCGCGGCTTCGAGCAGGATGCGGATGGTGTCGCGCAGGATGTGTGCGGTGCGGGGGATGATGAGGACTGCGAGGCTGATGGCCGCGAGGGAGTCGAGCCACCACCAGCCGGTCCAGGCGAGGAGGAGGGCGGTGAGGATGACGGTGACTGACCCGATGAGGTCTGCGAGTACTTCGAGGCGTGCCGCGTTGACGTTGATTGATTGTTGGGCGCTGGGGTGGAGGATTCGCCAGCTGATGAGGTTGATAAGAAGCCCGATTGTTGCGGTGACCAGGAGGGTGTGTGGGGGGATGGTGGTGGGGGACCCTATTCGTGTGATGGCTTCGGCCACGATGGTGATGCAGAGGCCGGTGAGGAGGAGGGCGTTGATGGTGGCGGTGAGGACTTCGAGTCGTAGTAGGCCAAAGCTGCGATGCGCGGGTGAAGGCCGTGTTGTGGCGTGGGCTGTGAGGGCGGCGAGGAGGAGTGCGGTTGTGTCTGTTGCCATGTGGGCAGCGTCGGCGAGGAGGGCTAGTGAACCGATGTTTATCCCGACGATAAATTCGATGATCATGACGCTTGCAGTGAGTGCTAACGCCCACAGTAGCGCTCGGCGGTGTCGGTAGGCGGCGTCGTGGTCGCGCGGGGGTGGTGGTGTGTGGTTGTGGGGCATCACTCCTCCTTAAAATGAAAACATGAACATGTTTGCATGTATTGGGAAGGGTGGCAAGCCTCTGTGGCCTGACCACAGAGTGCGTGCGGCGCCCATGCCCGCTACCATGAACGCATGCAGACCTATGAGACCGTCCTTTCTCGCATCGAAACAGGACTCGCAGAAGGCCGGTGGCAGCTGGGGGACCACCTCCCTTCCGAACGCGCACTCGCCGAAGAATTCGCTGTCTCGAGAGCCTCAATTCGAGAAGCGCTCCGCGTCCTGGAAGCGATGGGCATTATTCGCAGAGGAACCGGATCAGGGCCAGACGCGGGAGCGATCCTCATTGACCGTCCCGCCGCCGGACTCGGCGCAGCCATCAAACTTCACCTCGCATCGGGTGCCATGCCCGTCCACGACGTGGTCCAAATGCGACTACTCATCGAAACATGGGCAGCACAAAACGTAGCTATGCGCTGTGCGGCGGAAAGCCTCCACAACCAAGCCGACGCCACACAACCTGCGCAGACATGCCTCACCCGAGCGCTCGCGCTCCTTGAGGACATGGAAGCAAGTGCACTGAACCACGAAGAGTTCCAACGCCTTGACGCAGAATTCCATGTCGAACTTGTCGCACTAGCAGGAAACACTCTGTGCGAAGCAACAATGCTTGGACTGCGTCAAGCCATTGCTGACTATGTTGCTGCAGGCAGCGCTCGTCTTGACGATTGGCAAAGTCTGGCACACACACTCATGAACGAGCACCGCCACATCATCTCTTCACTGCAAGAAGGCGATGCGACTGGGGCGGCAACAGCGGTGGAACAGCACATTGAGGGGTTCTATCGGCGCGCACTAGGTCAACGCACCACCTAGCCAACTGCGCCTCCGCCTGAGGCTGCAGACGCTGTCCGCCACCGTGCGTGCTGAATCATGCGCACAGCCACAATGCACACAATGGCCACCGCCGAAAATGCGGCCACCCATCCGACCACGACGTTTGGTGCGGTGTCACCAAGCCGTGCCACGGACACCCACGACAAACCCCAAGCGATCGCAAGCGGGGCGGTAGGCAAGGCAGGCAAACGAAACACATAGATGCCCGCGATGATGACTGCAGAAACACACAACACCACTGCCCACACGCTCGCACCGGGGGCCAGTTCCGTGACCCCAGCGAACACCAAAGCCGATGCGATGTTAGCGATCGATGCGATCGTCACCCACCCGGCGTACAACCCCATGACCACCCGCCACGCAAGATGCGCTGAACCTGGCAGTGACTCATCGCGCTGGAGTCGAACCAACAGGACACACAAGACAGAAAGTAGCGCCGCGATAACGAGCACAGACAGCCACAATAGCTCTGCACGCACAACAAGAATCCAGGCAGCGTTCAACACTAACGATGCTAAGAACCACAACCAGGAACGCCCAACAAAACGTGTCTCACGCATGGACGGAAAGAACAGCCACACGCACAGCACGAACAAGCCCGCATAAATGACCGACCAAATTCCAAATGCTGCCGTTGCTGGAGCAACATAATGAGCGTCAGGGGCAAGCGCCCCATTAGCTGTCTCAGACATCGACATTCCATCGAACACGCCAGAACCAAACATTGCCGCAACGACGGTGACAACAAAAACCACCATCACCGCTGTGGCCCGCACTAATGGTGAAATTTCGCGCATCGCACCCTCCCTGTCGTCGGCGCTAGCCTCAGTACGCAGCAGGAGAAGTCCCCAACCGCCGTCTCAGATGGAACATAAAAGCCCTTGAGTTTGGCATCATTTTCCTTGAGCACACACCACCTCGCAACGGGAAACCAATGAACACCACCACCTGGGACGACATCAGCGACACTACTCAGCCCATGCGCTACACCTTGGCACTGAGTGACGGTCAACGCTACGCCCTGACCACCCCCACGCTTATCGGGCGTAACCCCCAACGTGACAGCGGAGAAGAATCGTTTACCCGTATTGTTATCCGTGACCCTGATCGCACGGTGTCAAAAACACACCTGCTCATCGCGGTTGATTCCGCGGGACCGTATGTTGTTGACCGCCATTCAACAAACGGCACCGTGGTCACGCTCCCGGACCACCAGCAAATCCTGTGTGGCCCCGGCCAGCGTGTGCGGTTTAGTCCTGGAACAACCATACTGTTTGGGCAGTTCACCCTCACTGTGGAACTGCACCGATAGCCATCAGGCACATAAAGGAGTATCGATGGACAACGCCTGGGGAGCGGCAACATCTCATGGGAACCGCCGCACAGTCAACGAAGACTCATTCCTTGCAGGGTTGCCCGTGTTCGTCGTTGCCGACGGAATGGGTGGGCACCAACATGGGGATATTGCGTCGTCCATCGCAGTGGACGAGTTTTCGAAATTATCCCAGTACTCAGTGATTAATCCGGGTCTCGTTGATGCAACATTCCAACGTGCAGCCTCACGCCTTCGGGATTCTCTCACCAAGGGCGTTGGCGGAACAACAGTGTGTGGCGTCGGCGTCACTCTCCAAGACGGTGCCCCGTACTGGCTGGTGTTCAACCTAGGCGATTCCCGGGCCTACCGGCTCCAAGGGGCGCACGGTGATCCAGGGGCGCGCGGTGGTACCCAGCTAGAACAAATTTCCGTGGACCATTCCGTTGTCCAAGAACTCATTGATTCCGGCGCGGTGGACCGGTCCGCGGCGCACACCCACACGCAACGACACGTCATTACGAAGGCGCTGGAAACTCAATCCACACCGCTCCCTGACTATTGGATGCTCCCGGTCGAATCAGGCGACGAAATCATGTTGTGCTCTGATGGTCTGACAGACGAACTGGACGACGAAGAAATCGAAGCGATCTGGGCGACCTCGCTCAATCCACAACACGCTGCTGAGCAGCTTGTTGCCAGTGCAGTGACTGCGGGTGGTCGTGACAACGTCACCGTTGTCATTGTGACGAGCGCAGTTGTCGGATACGCGGCAGCGCAGGTCCAGGAGTCGACAGGTACGTCACACGATGCCACAACAGAACTACCCCCTGCCGTAGCATTGGATGAAACCTTCGAGCACACGACGCCGAGGTATCCCAGGAGTTGACGATGATGCTGTGCCGTGCCGGCAAAGGACACTTGCTCACCGTGGCAAGAGACAACACATTTATCGTGATGCGTGCGCGCCGCGATGATCACCCGATTGACAGAGAAACGGGAGTTCACCTGTGGCATGCCTTGTCCTCTGACCGTGGGGTGCAACGGTGCATGAGTTTGCTGGCGCAGGATGGGCTTGAGGAGATGCCTGATTTTGCGCTGATTCAGTTGCGGGGGACTGCACTTCACGTCATTGTGCGGGGACTGTTCACTGTGCTCTTGTTAAATCACGATGGGCGTTACTCCTCGGTGGACGCTGATGGTGCGGCGACCTGGCGCGAATACGCGGACCTCCCTGCTGCAGAATTTTGTATTCGCGGTATTCCAGGTCTCACGCTCGCTGGCACTGACACTGACTACCTTGCGTCCGGGGTCACAACTGTGTCATTGCTGTGTTCGCTTGGCTGGGATGACCCTGACGACCCCGTGCTCAGTACCGAACACCCTGCCACAGGCGCTCACCAGATCGCTCGTGCGCTCACTGGTTCCGATGATTCTCCCCGCCCCCACAATGCGGCGGCACCTTCATCGCGGAAGAACGGGATGACCGCCGTCCCAGAAGCGTTAAAAGCCCAGGTGAAAGCCTGGGATCGCCGGCAAAAAGCCGTCACCCAGGTGATGCCCGTTGTCGATGACGACCTCATGGAAGCGGCCGCGTCCCGGTCAGGCGGTTCTGACGATCACGGTGCTTCGCGCAGTGCCGCATCGCCTGCCCCATCACCTGAACGGCACAGGTCACCAGCCGATGCGCGAACTGGGTGGGAACAATCATCCTCAGCCATTGCGTCAGGGGCCATCCCACTACCTGACTACCAAGCGCTTCATACACCCAACCAAGCGCAGCGTCACGTAGGGGGAACACCCACGCTTCCGCCTCCGCCGCCACCAACTGCTCCCCGGTTAGGGGAAGCAACCCAACCTGGGCTACCCGCCTACCTCGCCCAACAAACCAAGGCGCCAACCCCGACGCCGTCCGCGACGTCGGGTGCCCAGCCCTCCGCACCCCAACACCCAAACCCCCACCACCAGGTCAACCCAGAACACCAGCCTGACTCAGAACGCCAAGTCACCGAAGAACCCCAGGCAGACCCAGGCAGCGATGACGACCACAGCTCAACCATCTTGACCGGCAACCTCGTCGAATACCGGCAAGCCATGGAAACCAGTTCCTCACTGCGAGTCCCCAGCGAACCTGTTTCCGCAGGTGGAGCTGTTCCAATCCCCACACTGAAACTATCGAACGGTGTCCGCATCCCCCTGGACCGAACCGTCCTGATCGGTCGAGCACCCCAAGCGTCCCGCCTTCCCGTACACGAACTACCGCGACTGGTCAACGTGGCCAGCCCAAACAACGACGTGTCCCGCACCCACGCACAAGTCCGCATCGACGGGGAACTCGTTCTCGTAACCGACCTCAACTCGACCAACGGTGTTCTCCTGACCGAACCAGGACAACAGCCACGACGACTTCACCCCGACGAACCAACCCCCCTATCATCCGGTGCGCTCGTCGACCTCGGTGACGGGGTCACGTTCGAGCTTGAGGACAACAGATGAGCGGACGTCGGCAACCATCACTGCCCCCCAAAATCCCCGGCTTCGAATACGTCGGGCTCCTGGGTATGGGCGGATTTGCTGACGTCTTCGAATATCGCCAAGACTTCCCACGACGCCCCGTAGCCGTCAAAGTACTGCTGTCCACCTCACTGGATGCCGGCGCGCGGGACGCGTTCTTCGCAGAAGCCAACATCATGGCGCGCCTGTCCCAGCACCCATCAATTGTCACGATCCACCAAGCAGCGATCGCATCAGACGGGCGCCCCTACTTCGTCATGGAGTTCTGTGCGAAACCATCGCTCGGCGCACGATTCCGATCCGAACGCATCTCCGTTGCAGAAACCCTACGCACGGGGGTGAGGGTCGCATCGGCAGTAGAAACAGCACACCGATCAGGTGTGCTCCACCGCGACATCAAACCCGCGAACATCCTCGCCACCGACTTCGGGTGGCCCGCCCTCACAGACTTTGGGATCGCCGGTGCAGTGGGGGACAAACTTGCTGCAGCTGGCATGTCCATCCCATGGGCGCCACCAGAAATGCTCCTTGACGAACCCTACGGCGACGCACGCTCAGACGTGTACTCACTGGGCGCAACCCTCTACACGCTCCTAGCCGGTCGGTCACCCTTTGAAATCCCAGGACAAACCAACAGCCCCACCGACCTCATCACCCGAATCGAACGCACCCAACTCCCCGCCATCGGGAGAGTCGATGTCCCAGAGGAACTGGAGTCGGTGCTATCGCGGGCCATGTCACGCGACCCGAACCACCGATTCTCCTCCGCGCTCGCATTCGCGCACGCCCTGCAAGGCATAGAACGCCAACTTCAACTCCCAGTCACCGGTGTTGACGTTCCAGACATTGTTCCCAGCGCCCCAGCAACCTCAGCATCATCACCACCCAAAGCCTCCTCCGAACGGTCTGTGACCGTTGTGCGAGGTCAGGATTCCTCCCAACCACCACAAACGAGTGGCCCACTTCCCACCTCCTTCGCGCCCTCGGCCCCGTCCGCGCCACCTGCACCTGACACCACAAACTCCCCGCACATCGTCGATACCGGCGTAGACCCAACTGGCCAAGAGGATATTGCCACCCGCATGCGTAGCGTCTCCACCATCCACCCGGATGTGGACGAAGCTGAACGGGAAACGCGGTTGCGGCCCATCACAACGGTTCCCGCCCACCCCGATGCCCCACTTACTCCCGGACCCTCACCGGAATTGGGTGGTCTCGGGCAACGCAGTGCACAAGGACCAACCTGGTCCGCGCAACGAGCAACCAGGCAGCACGAACACAGCTTCGAACCACGCACATTCGAGGACACCGACGACCGCGCCCCTGACTTCTACGATGCAGTACGGGGACAACAGCCAGCAGGTCAACGCCGACAACGTCGTGGGCGGGTTGTCGCCACCGTTGTGTCGTTGCTCGCGATCATAGCCATTCTTGTTGTCATCGGGCAGAATATGATCAACAACGATGCGGTGAACGAGAACGACACAGACCCGGTGTACAACGACACGCAAGATCTCAACATGACGGAATCGGTTCCGTCAGTCATTAATCTCCGGGTCGCTCAATCGAGTTCATCGTCTGTCACGTTCGCCTGGGACAACCCACAACCAGCTCAGGGCGATAGTTATGTGTGGCGGATCGTTGATGTGGACGGGAGCGGCACCCCCACGCGCACTCAGGCCCCCCTTGCCCAAATCCCTCTTGTGGGCGGGCAAGAATCCGTGTGTATTGAGGTGTCCCTCGTTCGCGAGAACGGGAAAGCGTCAACAACACCAACAAGGGAGTGCAGTCAGTGAAATGGTGGCCACAACGCACCAGTAGGTCCCAGCGTTCTGAGCCTCTTTCCGCAACCCGGTTGTCTTCAGTGACCGTAGGTGTTGCTGTTCCAGCTGTCCTTGCCACCCTTGCCATTATTAACCCTGGCTACGATATCTCCGATGTTGACCTCAACGACGGTTCTGTGTGGATCACGAACACCACCGAGCTGAAAGCAGGCCGCTACCACGCGAAGGTCAAAGAAATTAACGGTGGTGTCGTCCCCACCGACCAAACGTTTGACGTGTTGCAAGATGGACAGGACGTGCTCATTGCACAAGGTGCATCATTGTCACGTGTTGACCCTGCAAATGTCGCGTTTGATGCGGTTGCGCAGATCCCTGCAGGCGCTGCCACCTCGATGGCGGCCGGTGTCCTGGCAGTCACTGACGATTCAGGGTCCGTGTGGGTCCAACGAGTCAGTGACCTGACAACCATTGACGATACAACTCCGCCGCTTGCTGACTTCGGTGACGGTGCGGTGAGCACAGTGGACCGCTCCGGAATTGTCCACGCGTGGGACCCAGGCACGGGGGCTGTGTCATCGTGGTCGGGGTCAGGTGCAGTCGCATCTGAGCCAGTCACCTTAAAAGATGCTGTCGGTTTGCCCGTCGGCGCGCGTGACCAATCACGGACACCACAACTCACCGCAGTGGGGTCAACCCCCGTTCTCGCGGTGGGAACCACCGTGTACACACCGCGCCAGTCAGTGAACCTCCAAGAATATGGGAGTACGGTTGCGCTTGCTGCCCCAGCAACGCACGGCGAGGCAGTGGTGGTTGCCACTGATCGTGCACTGCTGTCGGTGTCCCTCAACTCTGGTGATGTCACAGTTGTTTCTGAAGGGATGCAGGGGGAGCCTGCTATCCCGGTTGTGGTGGGTGCCTGCACGTATGGTGCGTGGGCGGCCTCAGCGAACAACTATGTCAACACCTGTGATGGGAATACTGTTCAAAGTATTGAGGGCATGAGTCAAGGTTCTCAGGTGGTGTTCCGGGTGAACCGGCGTGTTGTTGTGTTGAACGATGTTGTCCAGGGGCGGGTGTGGCTCCCCGAGGAACTTCCGCAACCTGAGGAGCCAAACTGGAGTGAGGTGCAGTCCCCGGATTCACTGGAGAACGAGAACCCGGACGACGATGACTCGGATCTAGTTCAGGCAAACACCGCAGAATGCCAGACAGATGACCGGGCTCCGAAAGCCAACGATGACGAGTATGGGGTCCGTGCGGGGCGAACCACGGTCCTGAACATTTTGGGTAATGACACGGTGGGGCAGTGCGGGATTATCGCCGTGTCAGAGACGGGTGCTCTGCCTGATGCGTTTGGGACGGTTCGGCAGATCCATTCGGGTCGTTCGTTGCAGGTGACAGTTGCGGAGAATGCGTCGGGAACGCAGGAGTTCACCTACACGATTTCTGATGGACGAGGAACCAACCCACCGTCCACAGCGACTGTGTCGTTGACAGTGCGTGACACCGGGGTCAATAGCGCGCCGGAACAGATCCATGAGTCACGCATGGAAGTTGAGCAAGGCGCGCAGGCCCAATACAACGTTCTCGCTGATTTCCTTGACCCTGATGGTGACCAACTGGTGCTGGAAGCCGCAACCATTGAGGGTGAGCAAGGGGCCGTCCGGTTCAGCCAAGACGGCATCATGACGTACATTGCGGATGTTGATTCCCAAGGTGTGCAGACTGTCAGTGTTGTGGTCTCGGATGGTGTGGAGCGAACAACCGGCATCGTTGCCGTGGAGGTGTCCCCACTGGGCACGTTACCCCCGACCGTGGACCCCATTCACGAGGTTACCTATGTGTCTTCACCCGTCGAGGTGAATGTACTCGCAGCGCTCAATAGCCGTTCTGCAGAGCCCTCTCGTCTTGCTGGGGTGGAAGAAGTGGCGGGGACAACGCTCACCACTGACCTCGACGCAGGGACATTCACGTTTTCTGCCCCAACGCCAGGAACGTATTATGTCCGGGCGAACGTTGTGTCCTCACCGCATAGCATCACCGCATTAGCGCGTATCGATGTGCGTGAATGGCCTGGTGAACCACAACCGCCAGTGGCAGTCTCAGATGTTGCGCTCCTTCCTGCTGGTGGCCAAGTCACTGTCGCGCCACTTGCCAACGATATTGACCCCAACGGTGGTGTACTGGTCATCACCGGTGTCACCACCTCTGATGCGTCGACCTTGTCAGTTGGTGTGACCGAACACCGGTATGTGACGATCAAATCGCGGGTTGCCCTGACAGAACCTGAAGTGGTGACCTACGAGATTGATAACGGGTATGCCCGAGTGACCGGTGAGATCTTGGTGCAGCCCACTGAGCCATCCACGCAGCAGCGTGCACCAGAAGTCACTCCCATCACCGTGACCGTACGCACCGGTGGTGTTGTCACGATCCCTGTTCTTGACAGCGCCAGTGACGCCGACGGTGACACGATCTCCGTGGTGCAAGACCTCCCGGAACCCTTAAGCGAAGCGGAAGGGCTGATGTTCGTGTCTGGGAACGTCATCCGGTACCAGGCCCCCGACGAACCACGGACAACGCGGACCACATTTACTGTGCGCGATGAACACGGCAACCTTGGGTCCGGTGAACTGACCATTCTTGTTCATGAGTCCAACCCGGAGGCCAAAGCACCTCCGAAGCCACGCAACATCACAGCGCGCGCGTATGCGGGCGAAACGATCCGTATCCCTATTCCGCTGACCGGCATTGATGTGGACGGCGACGGCGTCACACTTCTTGGACTAGGAGACCAAGCACCCACTCAAGGGTTTATTAGTGCTCAAGGAGCGACCTGGCTCGAGTACACGGCATCACGCACAGCCCGAGGAACCGATGTGTTCACGTACGCGGTCGAAGACTGGACGGGACAACGGGTTCTTGCCACGGTCCGAGTTGGGTTGGTCGAAAAACCAGAAGGCGCACTCCCGATTGTTGCCACCGATGATGAAGTCACCGTCGAACCTGGCGCCAACGTGGAAGTGCGTGTGCTCCGTAACGACATTGACCCCTCCGGACTGGACCTCACTATCCAACCTTTGCCGGACGTAGAAGGGCTGATCGCGACGGTCAGTGGCCGCCGGATCGCTGTTGAAGTACCCCAAGACGCTGAGACCAAAACGTATGCCATCCCCTACCAGGTCACCAACCCGGTCGGGGGAACCGCAAATGCGGTTCTGCGTGTTCATGTAAGCGAAGATGCAGGAATCGCAGCGCCCCTTGCTGAAGACATCACGGTTGCTCCCACCGAGGTGATCGATAAGTCCACGGTGGAAGTCGATGTCATGGAAGTGGCCGAAAACCCGTCCGGACCACTCAGCGACCTGCGCTTGTCCATCCCACCGAGCCACAGTGACGTGGCCCAGGTCGTGGGTAGTGACCGGGTCCTTGTCACGCTGACTGACACCGCACAAACCATTCCTTACCGCCTGGAGAACCGCCACGACTCCGGTGCCTACACCTACGCGTTCATCACGGTGCCGGCCCTGGGTGACTTCCCGCCCACAGTGCGTCCTCGTGTCCGCGAACTCCGGGTCGCATCAGGCGCAGAACTGACCATCCCCCTTGCTGAGTTTGTTCAGGTGGGAACAGGCAAAACCGCACAAATACTCGACACCTCCACAGTCAGTGCTACCCAAAGTGACGGTTCTGCCCTCACCGTTGACGCCACCACCCTCCGGTTTGTGTCCCGCCCAGGATTCGCAGGCACAGCTTCCATCACGTTTGAGGTGTGGGATTCTGCCACCCAATCTGACAGTGGGCGTTCGGCCGTTCTGACGCTTCCCATCACTGTGTTTGCCGAAGAAGACCTTCCTCCCACGTTCTCACCCACACTGGTGCGTGTCCCGCAAGGCTCAGCCCCCATCACCGTCGACCTGAACCTCTTCACCACTCCCGCCGATGGGGCAACGAACACTGAGTTTGGGTACCGGGTCGCGAGCCCTGCCACGTCAGGATTCCTTGCGAGCATTGACGGATCAACCCTCAGTGTGTCTGCGCCCCCTGAACTATCCCGAGGAACTCAAGGGTCACTTGCCCTGACGATCAATTACGGGCTCGCTGGCTCCATTCAGCAAACCATCCCCTTCGAGGTTGTAGCCTCCACCGAGCCACCACCCTCAGTCAGCGACCGCGATGTCATCGCGAACGCAGGTGAAAGCCAAACAGTGGACCTCCTCGCAGGTGCCTACGACCCGGTGGGTCTTGGCCTACGAATCACCAGTGTCCGTGTTCTCACCTCGGGCACCGGAACCACGGCCACCGTGCAGGGAAATAAAGTTGCCGTCACCCCCGGGGCTGACTTCGCAGGAACTGTCAGGGTTGCCGCAACCGTCGCGGACGGTCTTAACGACCCCAACCGTGTCACGGAAGCGACCATCAATCTCACCGTACGTAAAGTTCCTGACGCACCACGCACACCACGAGTGTCTAACCCCTCCAACAGGGCTGTCACCGTTGCGTGGGACGCACCGAACGCCAACGGCGCACCCATCACCGGGTACCGGGTCACAGCGCAACCAGGGGGAGCAACCCAAACATGCGCATCGACAAGCTGCACCTTTGAAGGTCTGACCAACGGAACCGAATACCGGTTCACCGTGGCGGCCCTCAACGACGTAGGGTACTCCGACGAATCACCGACCTCAGGTGGGATCACCCCGGATGTCCTTCCTGGCGCTCCAGGTACCCCACAACTGACTGACGGTGACGGACAAATCACCGCCACGTGGGAGCGGGCATCCAACGACGGTTCACCCATCCGTTCCTACACTGTGGAACTCTCCCCAGGGGTCGGTGGCGCAGGTGTCACCGTCAAAGAGGTCTCCGGAACAAGCACCACCTTGACTGGGTTGACCAACGGAACTGCCTACAAGGTACGGGTTCGGGCAAATAACTCTGCTCTCACTGACGGAGGGGCAGGGCCTTGGAGCCCATTGTCCGCATCGGCAACTCCTGCAGGTCCACCCCCTACCCCAAGCGTGTCCGCACGTCTTGGCGGTGCCCAAGAAATCAAAGTGTCCTGGCGTCTTGACTCCACAAACGGTGCCGCCCTGCGCAACTACACGCTGACGGTCCTCCAAGGAGGAACTGAAGTCAGGACAGTCACCCTGGACCCAGGGGCCACCGACTGGTCGTT
This window encodes:
- a CDS encoding serine/threonine protein kinase; the encoded protein is MSGRRQPSLPPKIPGFEYVGLLGMGGFADVFEYRQDFPRRPVAVKVLLSTSLDAGARDAFFAEANIMARLSQHPSIVTIHQAAIASDGRPYFVMEFCAKPSLGARFRSERISVAETLRTGVRVASAVETAHRSGVLHRDIKPANILATDFGWPALTDFGIAGAVGDKLAAAGMSIPWAPPEMLLDEPYGDARSDVYSLGATLYTLLAGRSPFEIPGQTNSPTDLITRIERTQLPAIGRVDVPEELESVLSRAMSRDPNHRFSSALAFAHALQGIERQLQLPVTGVDVPDIVPSAPATSASSPPKASSERSVTVVRGQDSSQPPQTSGPLPTSFAPSAPSAPPAPDTTNSPHIVDTGVDPTGQEDIATRMRSVSTIHPDVDEAERETRLRPITTVPAHPDAPLTPGPSPELGGLGQRSAQGPTWSAQRATRQHEHSFEPRTFEDTDDRAPDFYDAVRGQQPAGQRRQRRGRVVATVVSLLAIIAILVVIGQNMINNDAVNENDTDPVYNDTQDLNMTESVPSVINLRVAQSSSSSVTFAWDNPQPAQGDSYVWRIVDVDGSGTPTRTQAPLAQIPLVGGQESVCIEVSLVRENGKASTTPTRECSQ
- a CDS encoding FHA domain-containing protein produces the protein MARDNTFIVMRARRDDHPIDRETGVHLWHALSSDRGVQRCMSLLAQDGLEEMPDFALIQLRGTALHVIVRGLFTVLLLNHDGRYSSVDADGAATWREYADLPAAEFCIRGIPGLTLAGTDTDYLASGVTTVSLLCSLGWDDPDDPVLSTEHPATGAHQIARALTGSDDSPRPHNAAAPSSRKNGMTAVPEALKAQVKAWDRRQKAVTQVMPVVDDDLMEAAASRSGGSDDHGASRSAASPAPSPERHRSPADARTGWEQSSSAIASGAIPLPDYQALHTPNQAQRHVGGTPTLPPPPPPTAPRLGEATQPGLPAYLAQQTKAPTPTPSATSGAQPSAPQHPNPHHQVNPEHQPDSERQVTEEPQADPGSDDDHSSTILTGNLVEYRQAMETSSSLRVPSEPVSAGGAVPIPTLKLSNGVRIPLDRTVLIGRAPQASRLPVHELPRLVNVASPNNDVSRTHAQVRIDGELVLVTDLNSTNGVLLTEPGQQPRRLHPDEPTPLSSGALVDLGDGVTFELEDNR
- a CDS encoding FadR/GntR family transcriptional regulator codes for the protein MQTYETVLSRIETGLAEGRWQLGDHLPSERALAEEFAVSRASIREALRVLEAMGIIRRGTGSGPDAGAILIDRPAAGLGAAIKLHLASGAMPVHDVVQMRLLIETWAAQNVAMRCAAESLHNQADATQPAQTCLTRALALLEDMEASALNHEEFQRLDAEFHVELVALAGNTLCEATMLGLRQAIADYVAAGSARLDDWQSLAHTLMNEHRHIISSLQEGDATGAATAVEQHIEGFYRRALGQRTT
- a CDS encoding tryptophan-rich sensory protein, producing MREISPLVRATAVMVVFVVTVVAAMFGSGVFDGMSMSETANGALAPDAHYVAPATAAFGIWSVIYAGLFVLCVWLFFPSMRETRFVGRSWLWFLASLVLNAAWILVVRAELLWLSVLVIAALLSVLCVLLVRLQRDESLPGSAHLAWRVVMGLYAGWVTIASIANIASALVFAGVTELAPGASVWAVVLCVSAVIIAGIYVFRLPALPTAPLAIAWGLSWVSVARLGDTAPNVVVGWVAAFSAVAIVCIVAVRMIQHARWRTASAASGGGAVG
- a CDS encoding PP2C family protein-serine/threonine phosphatase, producing MDNAWGAATSHGNRRTVNEDSFLAGLPVFVVADGMGGHQHGDIASSIAVDEFSKLSQYSVINPGLVDATFQRAASRLRDSLTKGVGGTTVCGVGVTLQDGAPYWLVFNLGDSRAYRLQGAHGDPGARGGTQLEQISVDHSVVQELIDSGAVDRSAAHTHTQRHVITKALETQSTPLPDYWMLPVESGDEIMLCSDGLTDELDDEEIEAIWATSLNPQHAAEQLVASAVTAGGRDNVTVVIVTSAVVGYAAAQVQESTGTSHDATTELPPAVALDETFEHTTPRYPRS
- a CDS encoding ArsR/SmtB family transcription factor, giving the protein MPHPNHDNDSPPPTTISDHTATHLADTFSLLGDPSRIRVLGTLLDGPKRVLDIAQACGHTQSATSHSLRLLKAHHVVAGERHGREIHYALADDHVRALLTLALAHIAHLDTHPNA
- a CDS encoding cation diffusion facilitator family transporter — protein: MPHNHTPPPPRDHDAAYRHRRALLWALALTASVMIIEFIVGINIGSLALLADAAHMATDTTALLLAALTAHATTRPSPAHRSFGLLRLEVLTATINALLLTGLCITIVAEAITRIGSPTTIPPHTLLVTATIGLLINLISWRILHPSAQQSINVNAARLEVLADLIGSVTVILTALLLAWTGWWWLDSLAAISLAVLIIPRTAHILRDTIRILLEAAPRTTSIPDLTAALATLPGVRQVHDVHVWTITTGVTSASAHLLTAPGTPHATLLPQALQLLSHRYAIDHATIQIEENRRVCHGTPSLPCTPAQ
- a CDS encoding FHA domain-containing protein, giving the protein MNTTTWDDISDTTQPMRYTLALSDGQRYALTTPTLIGRNPQRDSGEESFTRIVIRDPDRTVSKTHLLIAVDSAGPYVVDRHSTNGTVVTLPDHQQILCGPGQRVRFSPGTTILFGQFTLTVELHR